The proteins below come from a single Fastidiosipila sanguinis genomic window:
- a CDS encoding ABC transporter ATP-binding protein: MEILSVKNLNKTYGKNENAVKACNDISFSVEKGEFLAIVGASGSGKSTLLHLLGGVDRADSGEIIVDGQNISNLSSDQLAVYRRRQVGLVYQFYNLIPTLTVEENISISKRLDGQTVAKEDMNEILKILGLSERRNHLPNQLSGGEQQRTSIGRALINRPSILLADEPTGNLDSQASEEIVNLLKQYNKTYKQTIILITHNLEVANVADRIIEIEDGKIKSDFKN, from the coding sequence ATGGAAATTTTATCAGTTAAAAATTTAAATAAAACATACGGTAAGAATGAGAATGCAGTTAAAGCATGTAATGACATTAGTTTCTCTGTTGAAAAAGGTGAATTCCTAGCAATAGTAGGTGCTTCCGGATCAGGTAAATCTACTTTACTGCACTTATTAGGTGGAGTGGATAGGGCCGATAGTGGAGAAATTATAGTTGATGGTCAGAATATTTCTAATTTATCCAGTGATCAGTTAGCTGTATATAGACGTAGACAAGTTGGTTTGGTATATCAATTCTATAATTTGATTCCAACATTAACGGTAGAAGAAAATATTAGCATATCAAAGAGATTAGATGGTCAAACAGTAGCAAAAGAAGATATGAATGAAATTTTGAAAATTTTAGGTCTATCAGAAAGAAGAAATCACTTACCTAACCAGCTCTCTGGTGGTGAACAACAAAGAACTTCTATAGGTAGAGCTTTAATCAATAGACCAAGCATTCTACTAGCAGATGAGCCAACAGGTAACTTAGATAGTCAAGCAAGTGAAGAGATAGTTAATTTGCTGAAACAATATAACAAGACATATAAGCAAACAATAATTCTCATCACACATAACCTTGAGGTCGCTAATGTTGCCGATAGAATTATTGAAATTGAAGACGGAAAAATAAAGTCCGATTTTAAAAACTAA
- a CDS encoding sensor histidine kinase, translated as MRNNKVLALLIVVLILILSIFTVREIKSSFQDEANQAVHKILSEVKKTNPDVNVGQLIKAANTQDKLDLSEYGIVGSTGILDFNNSRNQANIIMILFVVGVTTLIGLYLMFTSISQKRQIQRFITQMEKINQGIYDIRLSTKEEDFAILENELYKLTVKLREEAENAKTSQRFLKNTLEDISHQIKTPITSMQLIIDNLKDPEIDISAKNELIDYLQTEIAAITNLVLMLLNIATLESGTVEFKNEDINLEKLLNEVKTLLAPISKARNINIRINVSNTIYTGDPKWEKELYINLIKNALENSTGPEVNIIAKDSPTFFEVAVINESEEIPAHAKDKIFERFYKLSSADSSYGLGLNICKMIAEANNARIFLHSKAGETNFTVRYSKLEY; from the coding sequence ATGAGGAATAATAAAGTTTTAGCATTATTAATAGTTGTCTTAATACTCATTCTCTCTATTTTTACTGTAAGGGAGATAAAGTCAAGCTTCCAGGACGAAGCCAACCAAGCTGTGCATAAAATTCTTAGTGAAGTAAAAAAGACTAATCCAGACGTGAATGTAGGTCAACTAATAAAAGCTGCAAATACCCAAGATAAGCTAGATTTAAGCGAATATGGAATAGTTGGATCTACTGGTATTTTAGATTTTAATAATTCAAGGAATCAAGCTAATATAATTATGATACTCTTTGTTGTAGGAGTAACAACATTAATAGGCCTATACCTTATGTTTACCTCTATAAGTCAGAAAAGACAAATTCAACGTTTTATTACACAGATGGAAAAGATTAACCAAGGTATTTATGACATTAGATTAAGTACTAAGGAAGAAGACTTTGCTATACTTGAAAATGAACTATATAAGCTGACAGTAAAACTGAGAGAAGAGGCTGAAAATGCTAAGACTAGCCAAAGATTCCTTAAAAATACTCTAGAGGATATATCACATCAGATCAAAACCCCTATAACTTCTATGCAATTAATTATTGATAATCTCAAAGATCCTGAGATAGATATAAGTGCAAAAAATGAATTAATAGATTACTTACAAACTGAAATAGCTGCAATTACAAACTTGGTTCTCATGCTTTTGAATATTGCTACACTTGAATCCGGTACAGTTGAGTTTAAGAATGAAGATATAAACTTAGAAAAATTGCTTAATGAAGTTAAAACACTTTTAGCTCCTATTAGTAAAGCAAGAAATATAAATATTAGGATAAATGTGAGTAATACAATTTATACTGGAGATCCTAAATGGGAGAAAGAGCTTTATATTAATTTAATTAAAAATGCCTTAGAAAACTCAACTGGTCCAGAGGTGAACATAATAGCAAAAGATAGTCCAACATTTTTTGAGGTAGCGGTAATTAATGAATCTGAAGAAATACCAGCACACGCTAAAGATAAGATTTTCGAAAGATTCTATAAATTATCCTCAGCAGATTCAAGTTATGGTCTAGGCTTAAATATCTGCAAAATGATAGCCGAAGCGAATAATGCCAGGATATTTTTGCACAGCAAAGCGGGAGAGACCAATTTTACTGTAAGGTACTCTAAATTAGAATATTAA
- a CDS encoding response regulator transcription factor, with product MKKILIVEDQKLIIKSLELNLGKNYEVSSLSSFAQAASFDVSKYDLALIDISLGDGSGLDLYEIFKEYKDIPIIFLTANDEETTIVKALDMGADDYITKPFTLGELNARIRKVLPDSLSFKNISINAKEHVVLQDGMPVDLSIREYQLLEIFIKNKNKVLERTRLLELWETDDEFVNDNTLSVTISRLRNKLDLKELKTIKHVGYVLNEE from the coding sequence ATGAAAAAGATACTTATTGTAGAAGATCAGAAATTAATAATTAAAAGCCTTGAGTTGAATCTTGGCAAGAATTACGAAGTTAGCAGTTTGAGCTCATTTGCTCAGGCTGCTAGCTTTGATGTTTCAAAGTATGATTTAGCTCTAATAGATATATCTTTAGGTGATGGTTCAGGACTGGATTTATACGAAATATTTAAAGAGTACAAAGATATACCTATAATTTTTCTAACAGCTAATGATGAAGAGACGACTATAGTAAAAGCTCTTGATATGGGAGCTGATGACTATATAACTAAACCTTTTACCTTAGGAGAATTAAATGCCAGGATTAGGAAAGTGCTACCAGATTCTTTAAGTTTCAAAAACATAAGTATTAATGCCAAAGAGCATGTAGTTTTGCAAGATGGTATGCCTGTGGACTTATCTATACGTGAGTATCAGTTGCTTGAGATTTTCATAAAAAATAAAAATAAGGTCTTAGAAAGAACTCGCTTACTAGAGTTATGGGAAACTGACGATGAGTTTGTAAACGATAATACTTTGTCAGTTACTATAAGTCGATTGAGAAATAAGTTGGATTTAAAAGAATTAAAAACTATTAAACATGTAGGTTATGTGTTAAATGAGGAATAA
- a CDS encoding ABC transporter permease, with translation MKLLNELTLKNIRLNKKKSVATIIGICLSVALMFTVLTMLFSVRKTVEDIVKDMSGKYHLVNILGEEYQDKLEANVDVDELLVNKILGYSKINSKNEYMPYIRVIATSKAGLADNNLKLISGRLPENSNEIVLSKELINNYKDDLEELKAGKTINLDLGNRRLSQEDISQIDTQDLKKLELLEQIQLKRVYNETEHIEDVKTKTFKIVGIIQRPNTMTESFSEPGYSAFTLDSPELGDMVRNTELLYSLKDPKNIDAHIKNTYKNASLEPSLFLEKNNDLLAISGSGLKFNQYRSIVIIASVVLGIIIITSISIIKNSFSILIVEKTKQYGILKSLGATDKQVKKNILFEGFVLGGIGFGLGVLLGIIASFILSKVVDVLTMDALGAEAADVSFAFVLSWQAIAITLVLTVITIYLSTILIARRSIKLSPIEAIRSVKDVKLNAKTVRTSKLTDKLLGVSGSIAKKNIKRNKKKYRATVISLALSVAVFIVINYFVNSIIYGVNTFEGETNYNLSHYAGAHKTDPELDEKKLYQEDLDVTKRIINEVLENEKYAIYEISDWVISSKYLNEDFKKRIGITIDTNVNVKVHEVNPESFDKLLGENKFGGNVDFVFTNRAQYKTEDNKILMCDQLSESKVKIAQNNNPNLISEKEIELYKVDKLLPGMDAYTKGSTIDIYTRKGSLGDNVEYSYYIFAIDTDNNEQTFDSINKFLSENNINDYRIDNIGAREKMINNLLLLIQIFAYGFMIVMTLIALTNVFNAISSNVYSRQTEFASLISLGMSSKQMNLMSFYESLILGIKALFWGILIGLLANYLIYIGMKSSIEAMTYQIPWIALLVSILTTFIIIFLIMKYSVGKIKSQNIIATIRNENI, from the coding sequence ATGAAACTATTAAATGAATTAACATTAAAAAATATAAGATTGAATAAGAAAAAATCAGTAGCAACTATAATAGGAATTTGCTTGTCAGTAGCTTTGATGTTTACGGTTTTGACCATGCTTTTTTCTGTTAGAAAAACAGTAGAAGATATAGTTAAAGATATGAGTGGTAAATATCATTTAGTGAATATATTGGGGGAAGAATATCAAGATAAATTGGAAGCTAATGTCGATGTAGATGAACTGCTAGTTAACAAAATTCTAGGATATTCAAAGATTAATTCCAAAAATGAATATATGCCATATATAAGGGTAATAGCTACAAGTAAAGCTGGATTAGCTGATAATAATTTGAAATTAATCAGTGGTAGACTTCCAGAAAATTCTAATGAGATCGTTTTGTCGAAAGAATTAATCAATAACTACAAAGATGATTTAGAAGAATTAAAAGCAGGCAAAACTATTAACTTAGACTTAGGAAATAGAAGATTATCTCAGGAAGACATAAGCCAGATAGACACTCAAGATCTTAAAAAATTAGAGCTACTAGAACAAATACAATTGAAACGTGTATATAATGAGACAGAACATATTGAAGACGTAAAAACTAAGACGTTCAAGATTGTAGGTATCATTCAAAGACCAAATACTATGACAGAGTCTTTTTCTGAACCAGGTTACAGTGCTTTTACACTAGATTCACCTGAATTAGGTGATATGGTACGTAATACAGAGCTTTTATATAGCCTAAAAGATCCCAAAAATATTGATGCACATATAAAAAACACATACAAAAATGCATCCTTAGAGCCCTCTTTATTCTTAGAAAAAAATAATGACTTACTAGCAATTTCAGGGTCTGGTTTGAAATTTAATCAATACAGATCAATAGTTATTATAGCTTCAGTAGTTTTAGGAATTATAATAATAACTTCTATTTCTATTATTAAAAACAGTTTCTCTATCTTGATAGTAGAAAAAACCAAGCAATATGGAATTCTTAAAAGCTTAGGTGCGACAGATAAACAAGTTAAAAAGAATATTCTATTTGAAGGTTTCGTACTAGGCGGGATAGGGTTCGGATTAGGAGTACTACTTGGAATAATAGCATCATTTATACTCTCTAAGGTTGTAGATGTCTTGACAATGGATGCTTTAGGAGCTGAAGCTGCTGATGTGAGTTTTGCATTTGTATTATCTTGGCAAGCAATAGCTATAACATTAGTCTTAACAGTAATAACAATTTACTTATCTACAATACTAATTGCTAGAAGATCAATTAAGCTGAGTCCAATAGAAGCTATTCGTTCTGTAAAAGATGTGAAACTCAATGCCAAAACAGTTAGAACATCTAAATTAACTGATAAACTTTTAGGAGTGAGTGGTTCAATTGCCAAGAAAAATATAAAAAGAAACAAGAAAAAATATAGAGCTACAGTAATATCCTTAGCGCTAAGTGTGGCAGTCTTTATAGTTATAAATTATTTTGTTAATTCAATTATTTACGGGGTGAACACTTTTGAAGGAGAGACAAATTATAACTTATCTCACTATGCTGGCGCACATAAAACTGATCCCGAACTTGATGAAAAGAAACTTTATCAAGAGGATCTAGATGTAACAAAACGAATAATTAATGAGGTTCTGGAAAACGAAAAATATGCCATATATGAGATTTCAGATTGGGTTATTAGTAGCAAATATTTAAATGAAGATTTCAAAAAAAGAATTGGGATAACAATTGATACAAATGTAAATGTTAAAGTTCATGAAGTCAATCCTGAGAGTTTTGATAAGTTGCTAGGTGAAAATAAATTCGGTGGAAATGTTGATTTCGTCTTCACTAATAGAGCGCAATATAAAACGGAAGATAATAAGATACTAATGTGTGATCAACTATCAGAAAGTAAAGTAAAAATTGCGCAGAATAATAATCCTAATTTAATTTCTGAAAAGGAGATAGAGCTATATAAAGTTGATAAATTGCTGCCAGGTATGGATGCATATACTAAAGGTTCTACAATAGATATATATACTAGAAAAGGAAGTCTTGGGGATAATGTAGAATACTCTTACTATATATTTGCGATTGACACAGACAATAATGAGCAAACTTTTGATAGTATTAATAAATTTCTAAGTGAAAATAATATTAATGATTATAGAATTGATAATATAGGGGCAAGAGAAAAGATGATTAACAACTTGCTCTTGCTTATTCAGATATTTGCCTATGGATTCATGATAGTAATGACTTTAATAGCTTTGACCAATGTGTTTAATGCAATTAGTAGTAATGTTTACTCAAGGCAGACCGAATTTGCATCTTTAATCTCTTTGGGAATGAGTAGTAAGCAGATGAACTTAATGAGCTTCTATGAAAGTTTAATACTTGGGATAAAAGCCTTGTTCTGGGGAATTTTAATAGGTCTTCTTGCTAACTATCTAATATACATTGGAATGAAAAGTAGCATAGAAGCTATGACTTACCAAATACCGTGGATAGCTTTACTAGTAAGCATTTTAACAACCTTCATTATCATATTCTTGATCATGAAATACTCTGTAGGTAAGATTAAATCTCAGAATATAATTGCGACAATTAGAAATGAGAATATATAA